One Apostichopus japonicus isolate 1M-3 chromosome 7, ASM3797524v1, whole genome shotgun sequence genomic region harbors:
- the LOC139970203 gene encoding uncharacterized protein — protein MATFTIPPPPPLDIDSSSLATSFKKFKQAFTNFELATGIATPDNSLRVATLLAVIGQPAVDLYNTFTWAGEADAKTYQKVIDQFEVHCKGHANTTYERYIFNTRVQREGESFESFFTSLKSLAETCEFDTLTESLIRHRIILGMKNANISQRLLREAHLTLTQNITIVRAAEAASAHASEIAKSTMTDISDVHYVKHERQNRQKPAKFQQQKNSKSQICRNCGDKYPHTDHPCPAQGKTCLFCKKQNHFAKVCKTKLKQQAMVNLVEQTTQHSQPSLQAAQGESNNEDYLFAIGPSDESNQLLKVSVIINDVKTTAVIDTGTSVNIMSRETLNTICTEQSPLEPTGKQVYAFGANSPIEVLGKISLLVRHKAQMLRDIFFITEHSGPTLLRLNTAKELHMIAVTYNVHAAPSVIDEFSDRFVGLGKLAGVTCKLHVDQSVTPVTQPHRRIPFHVRQHVEAELKRLQELDIIEPVRD, from the coding sequence ATGGCCACATTTACGATTCCACCGCCTCCACCTCTGGATATAGATTCATCAAGTCTTGCAACAAGCTTCAAGAAATTTAAACAGGCATTCACAAACTTCGAACTTGCAACGGGGATAGCCACACCAGACAACTCGCTGCGGGTGGCGACTCTGCTAGCCGTGATAGGGCAGCCAGCGGTCGACCTATACAACACGTTTACGTGGGCTGGCGAAGCTGACGCAAAGACATATCAGAAGGTAATCGATCAGTTTGAAGTGCATTGTAAGGGACATGCTAATACTACATATGAACGGTACATATTTAACACGAGAGTACAAAGAGAGGGTGAATCGTTTGAGAGCTTTTTTACATCTCTCAAGTCATTAGCAGAAACATGTGAATTTGACACATTGACAGAATCTCTCATAAGGCACAGGATAATTCTAGGCATGAAAAATGCTAACATTAGTCAACGCCTCCTTCGTGAAGCACACTTGACCCTAACTCAAAACATCACAATTGTCCGAGCAGCTGAAGCAGCCTCTGCACATGCCAGTGAGATTGCAAAGAGCACTATGACTGACATTTCTGACGTGCACTACGTCAAGCACGAACGTCAAAACCGTCAGAAACCCGCTAAATTTCAACAACAGAAGAACTCAAAGTCACAGATCTGCCGTAACTGTGGTGACAAATACCCTCATACTGATCATCCATGTCCAGCACAAGGAAAAACCTGCTTATTCTGCAAAAAGCAAAATCACTTTGCAAAAGTGTGCAAAACCAAGCTGAAACAACAAGCAATGGTTAACCTTGTAGAACAGACAACACAACACTCACAACCATCTCTCCAAGCAGCGCAAGGTGAGTCAAATAACGAGGACTATCTATTTGCCATAGGTCCATCAGATGAGAGTAATCAACTACTCAAAGTATCCGTGATCATCAATGATGTTAAGACTACAGCTGTCATTGACACAGGTACGTCAGTGAACATAATGAGTCGAGAAACTCTGAACACAATCTGTACAGAACAATCACCACTCGAACCTACAGGCAAACAAGTCTATGCATTTGGTGCCAACAGTCCTATTGAGGTTCTTGGAAAAATCTCTCTGCTTGTACGTCACAAAGCGCAGATGCTAAGAGATATATTCTTCATTACGGAGCACAGTGGTCCCACTCTGCTACGTCTGAACACTGCGAAAGAGCTCCACATGATCGCTGTTACATACAATGTTCATGCAGCACCGTCGGTCATCGATGAATTCAGTGATCGGTTCGTTGGACTAGGCAAGCTAGCAGGCGTCACATGCAAACTACACGTGGATCAGTCCGTCACTCCTGTTACTCAGCCGCATCGCAGGATACCTTTCCACGTCAGACAACATGTCGAAGCTGAACTGAAACGCTTACAAGAATTGGATATCATCGAGCCTGTGAGAGATTGA
- the LOC139970015 gene encoding NACHT, LRR and PYD domains-containing protein 3-like isoform X3 has translation MKEEEQFIKELKAKYEILYHSVQPLPYIRDRMYCVDKVYVYSGIERLVQQAHGNKMWKLLESHHELLKKPENCGRQIIEGEPGSGKSTLTLQLAYDWCQRVPKSPLSNVPVLIYLRLRQLRGVKSIYQAIRRFILPRDSDLSEVIVESIIKNCSGVLVILDGFDEYPDKDDQETDISLILRREMLQDIDVILTTRPFYLPKEFAPHSDRIRLTGFNEDIRDQYIQKAVVHGDEQAAREIILKLQRNPLLGDLCQVRLLFVLFAHMSHENKDLKTFKCVTSFFRNVIACLHSHLMNKPIEKVCFDLKHDELNKVAFEALNGRNQLIVWDSTSLRKRLGDDFYEQYLNTGIFFEEEILTGDQFLYKKEVRFFHKLFCEWYAAHYIADYLSQESLTSATTESQSVAELLRFLDPFELHYVYRFACGLNKTASGKIVNYLQNNLKHKKFAMMCMLEQDYKNENVVDAITKLASKVVHVHGDDSQLHQRSTLQVLEFASATQITIACLHLTMAFKECDGYTILLQSGLSLCPLVTVEKIHIETEKEGNEPYAISEIQLTNIFGFALRCQSVKELSFSECLLPLSPSQESINAEMISRKLKIYWRDYGYSLNLHSGDWEVDNINIIESLCSERLQIWTKDSKLQQNCTLQLLKNASNNDIPIFHLELLQSFSKADAGNIILCSGLQLSCPVSLKKLSIDTYEEGRELTETEVVGILMFAQHSQRLEKLMFLFCLLPQSIAADDIPSILKSRKVKVTWLPYDSGKIYDLNLESGRWMYDDRTLDVTDAVYSKEVSEFREVWQGTDCQKARERKLKVPDDDTLTPLLTARSV, from the exons ATGAAAG AGGAGGAACAATTCATCAAGGAACTAAAGGCAAAGTATGAGATACTTTATCACTCCGTACAACCATTGCCTTACATCAGAGACAGAATGTATTGTGTTGATAAAGTATATGTTTATAGCGGCATTGAACGGTTAGTTCAACAAGCACATGGAAACAAAATGTGGAAACTTTTAGAGTCACATCATGAACTACTAAAGAAACCTGAGAATTGTGGTAGGCAAATTATAGAGGGCGAACCTGGATCCGGAAAATCAACACTGACACTACAGCTTGCATACGATTGGTGCCAAAGAGTTCCAAAATCCCCTTTAAGTAACGTACCGGTACTTATTTACCTGCGGCTAAGACAACTGAGAGGGGTGAAGTCAATATACCAAGCAATACGTCGTTTTATATTACCCAGAGACTCAGATCTGAGTGAGGTTATAGTGGAATCAATCATAAAGAATTGTTCAGGTGTATTGGTTATTTTGGATGGATTTGACGAATACCCTGATAAAGACGATCAAGAGACTGATATTTCTCTTATCCTTCGGAGAGAAATGTTGCAGGATATAGACGTCATTCTGACTACCAGGCCTTTCTACTTACCGAAAGAATTTGCACCGCATAGTGATCGAATACGTTTAACAGGTTTCAACGAGGACATCCGAGATCAATATATTCAGAAAGCAGTTGTACACGGTGACGAACAAGCTGCCAGGGAAATAATACTTAAACTCCAACGAAACCCTCTACTTGGTGACTTGTGTCAAGTtcgtttgttgtttgttttgtttgctcaCATGAGCCACGagaacaaagacttgaagaCATTCAAATGCGTTACTAGCTTCTTTCGTAATGTGATAGCTTGCTTACATAGTCATTTGATGAACAAACCAATTGAAAAGGTATGTTTTGACTTAAAACATGATGAGTTGAACAAGGTTGCTTTTGAGGCATTGAACGGTAGAAACCAACTGATTGTGTGGGATAGTACTTCCCTGAGAAAACGACTTGGGGATGACTTTTATGAGCAGTATCTTAATACTGGAATATTTTTTGAGGAAGAAATACTGACTGGTGATCAATTTCTCTACAAAAAGGAAGTCAGATTCTTCCACAAATTGTTCTGTGAGTGGTATGCTGCCCACTACATTGCTGATTATCTATCTCAAGAATCTTTAACCTCTGCCACAACAGAGAGCCAGAGTGTAGCTGAACTGCTCCGTTTTTTGGATCCTTTTGAACTTCACTATGTTTACAGATTTGCCTGTGGTCTTAATAAGACTGCTTCAggtaaaattgtaaattatctGCAAAACAACCTTAAACATAAAAAGTTTGCTATGATGTGCATGCTGGAACAAGACTATAAAAATGAGAATGTTGTTGATGCAATCACAAAGTTGGCCTCTAAAGTGGTCCACGTGCATGGCGATGACAGTCAACTACATCAGAGATCAACTTTACAAGTTTTGGAATTCGCGAGTGCAACACAG ATTACCATAGCCTGCCTTCACCTGACCATGGCCTTCAAGGAGTGTGATGGATACACTATTTTACTCCAATCTGGCCTCTCTCTCTGTCCTTTAGTGACAgtagaaaagatacacatagaGACTGAGAAGGAAGGAAATGAACCGTATGCAATATCAGAGATACAGTTAACAAACATCTTCGGTTTTGCGCTTCGTTGTCAGTCTGTTAAGGAGCTGTC GTTCAGTGAATGTCTGCTGCCTCTTTCGCCCTCTCAAGAGTCTATCAATGCAGAGATGATATCTAGGAAACTTAAAA TATACTGGCGAGACTACGGTTACAGCCTGAATCTCCATTCTGGTGATTGGGAG gttgataatatcaatattattgagTCACTGTGTTCAGAGAGGTTACAGATCTGGACTAAAGATAGTAAATTACAACAGAATTGTACTTTGCAGCTACTGAAGAACGCATCTAACAATGAT ATCCCCATCTTCCATCTGGAGCTTCTACAATCCTTCTCCAAGGCTGACGCTGGTAACATCATCCTCTGTTCAGGGCTACAATTGTCCTGTCCTGTGTCATTAAAGAAGCTATCGATAGATACATATGAGGAGGGAAGAGAACTGACAGAGACAGAGGTTGTTGGCATATTGATGTTTGCACAACATTCACAGCGATTGGAAAAGCTAAT GTTCTTATTTTGTCTGTTGCCCCAGTCTATTGCTGCTGATGATATTCCTTCAATATTGAAGTCAAGGAAAGTGAAAG TCACTTGGTTACCGTACGATAGTGGCAAAATTTATGACCTCAACCTTGAATCTGGTCGATGGATG TATGATGATCGTACGCTCGATGTGACAGATGCAGTTTACAGCAAGGAG GTTAGCGAATTCCGGGAAGTATGGCA GGGTACAGACTGTCAAAAGGCTAGAGAAAGGAAACTGAAGGTACCAGATGATGATACACTGACGCCACTGCTAACTGCAAGATCAGTATAA
- the LOC139970015 gene encoding NACHT, LRR and PYD domains-containing protein 3-like isoform X1, with product MKVLNFRRSRRKIVEDEEMLPKTKTHRTPEEEQFIKELKAKYEILYHSVQPLPYIRDRMYCVDKVYVYSGIERLVQQAHGNKMWKLLESHHELLKKPENCGRQIIEGEPGSGKSTLTLQLAYDWCQRVPKSPLSNVPVLIYLRLRQLRGVKSIYQAIRRFILPRDSDLSEVIVESIIKNCSGVLVILDGFDEYPDKDDQETDISLILRREMLQDIDVILTTRPFYLPKEFAPHSDRIRLTGFNEDIRDQYIQKAVVHGDEQAAREIILKLQRNPLLGDLCQVRLLFVLFAHMSHENKDLKTFKCVTSFFRNVIACLHSHLMNKPIEKVCFDLKHDELNKVAFEALNGRNQLIVWDSTSLRKRLGDDFYEQYLNTGIFFEEEILTGDQFLYKKEVRFFHKLFCEWYAAHYIADYLSQESLTSATTESQSVAELLRFLDPFELHYVYRFACGLNKTASGKIVNYLQNNLKHKKFAMMCMLEQDYKNENVVDAITKLASKVVHVHGDDSQLHQRSTLQVLEFASATQITIACLHLTMAFKECDGYTILLQSGLSLCPLVTVEKIHIETEKEGNEPYAISEIQLTNIFGFALRCQSVKELSFSECLLPLSPSQESINAEMISRKLKIYWRDYGYSLNLHSGDWEVDNINIIESLCSERLQIWTKDSKLQQNCTLQLLKNASNNDIPIFHLELLQSFSKADAGNIILCSGLQLSCPVSLKKLSIDTYEEGRELTETEVVGILMFAQHSQRLEKLMFLFCLLPQSIAADDIPSILKSRKVKVTWLPYDSGKIYDLNLESGRWMYDDRTLDVTDAVYSKEVSEFREVWQGTDCQKARERKLKVPDDDTLTPLLTARSV from the exons ATGAAAG TGTTAAACTTCCGAAGGAGTCGGAGGAAAATTGTGGAAGACGAAGAG ATGTTGCCCAAGACTAAGACTCACCGCACACCTG AGGAGGAACAATTCATCAAGGAACTAAAGGCAAAGTATGAGATACTTTATCACTCCGTACAACCATTGCCTTACATCAGAGACAGAATGTATTGTGTTGATAAAGTATATGTTTATAGCGGCATTGAACGGTTAGTTCAACAAGCACATGGAAACAAAATGTGGAAACTTTTAGAGTCACATCATGAACTACTAAAGAAACCTGAGAATTGTGGTAGGCAAATTATAGAGGGCGAACCTGGATCCGGAAAATCAACACTGACACTACAGCTTGCATACGATTGGTGCCAAAGAGTTCCAAAATCCCCTTTAAGTAACGTACCGGTACTTATTTACCTGCGGCTAAGACAACTGAGAGGGGTGAAGTCAATATACCAAGCAATACGTCGTTTTATATTACCCAGAGACTCAGATCTGAGTGAGGTTATAGTGGAATCAATCATAAAGAATTGTTCAGGTGTATTGGTTATTTTGGATGGATTTGACGAATACCCTGATAAAGACGATCAAGAGACTGATATTTCTCTTATCCTTCGGAGAGAAATGTTGCAGGATATAGACGTCATTCTGACTACCAGGCCTTTCTACTTACCGAAAGAATTTGCACCGCATAGTGATCGAATACGTTTAACAGGTTTCAACGAGGACATCCGAGATCAATATATTCAGAAAGCAGTTGTACACGGTGACGAACAAGCTGCCAGGGAAATAATACTTAAACTCCAACGAAACCCTCTACTTGGTGACTTGTGTCAAGTtcgtttgttgtttgttttgtttgctcaCATGAGCCACGagaacaaagacttgaagaCATTCAAATGCGTTACTAGCTTCTTTCGTAATGTGATAGCTTGCTTACATAGTCATTTGATGAACAAACCAATTGAAAAGGTATGTTTTGACTTAAAACATGATGAGTTGAACAAGGTTGCTTTTGAGGCATTGAACGGTAGAAACCAACTGATTGTGTGGGATAGTACTTCCCTGAGAAAACGACTTGGGGATGACTTTTATGAGCAGTATCTTAATACTGGAATATTTTTTGAGGAAGAAATACTGACTGGTGATCAATTTCTCTACAAAAAGGAAGTCAGATTCTTCCACAAATTGTTCTGTGAGTGGTATGCTGCCCACTACATTGCTGATTATCTATCTCAAGAATCTTTAACCTCTGCCACAACAGAGAGCCAGAGTGTAGCTGAACTGCTCCGTTTTTTGGATCCTTTTGAACTTCACTATGTTTACAGATTTGCCTGTGGTCTTAATAAGACTGCTTCAggtaaaattgtaaattatctGCAAAACAACCTTAAACATAAAAAGTTTGCTATGATGTGCATGCTGGAACAAGACTATAAAAATGAGAATGTTGTTGATGCAATCACAAAGTTGGCCTCTAAAGTGGTCCACGTGCATGGCGATGACAGTCAACTACATCAGAGATCAACTTTACAAGTTTTGGAATTCGCGAGTGCAACACAG ATTACCATAGCCTGCCTTCACCTGACCATGGCCTTCAAGGAGTGTGATGGATACACTATTTTACTCCAATCTGGCCTCTCTCTCTGTCCTTTAGTGACAgtagaaaagatacacatagaGACTGAGAAGGAAGGAAATGAACCGTATGCAATATCAGAGATACAGTTAACAAACATCTTCGGTTTTGCGCTTCGTTGTCAGTCTGTTAAGGAGCTGTC GTTCAGTGAATGTCTGCTGCCTCTTTCGCCCTCTCAAGAGTCTATCAATGCAGAGATGATATCTAGGAAACTTAAAA TATACTGGCGAGACTACGGTTACAGCCTGAATCTCCATTCTGGTGATTGGGAG gttgataatatcaatattattgagTCACTGTGTTCAGAGAGGTTACAGATCTGGACTAAAGATAGTAAATTACAACAGAATTGTACTTTGCAGCTACTGAAGAACGCATCTAACAATGAT ATCCCCATCTTCCATCTGGAGCTTCTACAATCCTTCTCCAAGGCTGACGCTGGTAACATCATCCTCTGTTCAGGGCTACAATTGTCCTGTCCTGTGTCATTAAAGAAGCTATCGATAGATACATATGAGGAGGGAAGAGAACTGACAGAGACAGAGGTTGTTGGCATATTGATGTTTGCACAACATTCACAGCGATTGGAAAAGCTAAT GTTCTTATTTTGTCTGTTGCCCCAGTCTATTGCTGCTGATGATATTCCTTCAATATTGAAGTCAAGGAAAGTGAAAG TCACTTGGTTACCGTACGATAGTGGCAAAATTTATGACCTCAACCTTGAATCTGGTCGATGGATG TATGATGATCGTACGCTCGATGTGACAGATGCAGTTTACAGCAAGGAG GTTAGCGAATTCCGGGAAGTATGGCA GGGTACAGACTGTCAAAAGGCTAGAGAAAGGAAACTGAAGGTACCAGATGATGATACACTGACGCCACTGCTAACTGCAAGATCAGTATAA
- the LOC139970015 gene encoding NACHT, LRR and PYD domains-containing protein 3-like isoform X2 gives MLPKTKTHRTPEEEQFIKELKAKYEILYHSVQPLPYIRDRMYCVDKVYVYSGIERLVQQAHGNKMWKLLESHHELLKKPENCGRQIIEGEPGSGKSTLTLQLAYDWCQRVPKSPLSNVPVLIYLRLRQLRGVKSIYQAIRRFILPRDSDLSEVIVESIIKNCSGVLVILDGFDEYPDKDDQETDISLILRREMLQDIDVILTTRPFYLPKEFAPHSDRIRLTGFNEDIRDQYIQKAVVHGDEQAAREIILKLQRNPLLGDLCQVRLLFVLFAHMSHENKDLKTFKCVTSFFRNVIACLHSHLMNKPIEKVCFDLKHDELNKVAFEALNGRNQLIVWDSTSLRKRLGDDFYEQYLNTGIFFEEEILTGDQFLYKKEVRFFHKLFCEWYAAHYIADYLSQESLTSATTESQSVAELLRFLDPFELHYVYRFACGLNKTASGKIVNYLQNNLKHKKFAMMCMLEQDYKNENVVDAITKLASKVVHVHGDDSQLHQRSTLQVLEFASATQITIACLHLTMAFKECDGYTILLQSGLSLCPLVTVEKIHIETEKEGNEPYAISEIQLTNIFGFALRCQSVKELSFSECLLPLSPSQESINAEMISRKLKIYWRDYGYSLNLHSGDWEVDNINIIESLCSERLQIWTKDSKLQQNCTLQLLKNASNNDIPIFHLELLQSFSKADAGNIILCSGLQLSCPVSLKKLSIDTYEEGRELTETEVVGILMFAQHSQRLEKLMFLFCLLPQSIAADDIPSILKSRKVKVTWLPYDSGKIYDLNLESGRWMYDDRTLDVTDAVYSKEVSEFREVWQGTDCQKARERKLKVPDDDTLTPLLTARSV, from the exons ATGTTGCCCAAGACTAAGACTCACCGCACACCTG AGGAGGAACAATTCATCAAGGAACTAAAGGCAAAGTATGAGATACTTTATCACTCCGTACAACCATTGCCTTACATCAGAGACAGAATGTATTGTGTTGATAAAGTATATGTTTATAGCGGCATTGAACGGTTAGTTCAACAAGCACATGGAAACAAAATGTGGAAACTTTTAGAGTCACATCATGAACTACTAAAGAAACCTGAGAATTGTGGTAGGCAAATTATAGAGGGCGAACCTGGATCCGGAAAATCAACACTGACACTACAGCTTGCATACGATTGGTGCCAAAGAGTTCCAAAATCCCCTTTAAGTAACGTACCGGTACTTATTTACCTGCGGCTAAGACAACTGAGAGGGGTGAAGTCAATATACCAAGCAATACGTCGTTTTATATTACCCAGAGACTCAGATCTGAGTGAGGTTATAGTGGAATCAATCATAAAGAATTGTTCAGGTGTATTGGTTATTTTGGATGGATTTGACGAATACCCTGATAAAGACGATCAAGAGACTGATATTTCTCTTATCCTTCGGAGAGAAATGTTGCAGGATATAGACGTCATTCTGACTACCAGGCCTTTCTACTTACCGAAAGAATTTGCACCGCATAGTGATCGAATACGTTTAACAGGTTTCAACGAGGACATCCGAGATCAATATATTCAGAAAGCAGTTGTACACGGTGACGAACAAGCTGCCAGGGAAATAATACTTAAACTCCAACGAAACCCTCTACTTGGTGACTTGTGTCAAGTtcgtttgttgtttgttttgtttgctcaCATGAGCCACGagaacaaagacttgaagaCATTCAAATGCGTTACTAGCTTCTTTCGTAATGTGATAGCTTGCTTACATAGTCATTTGATGAACAAACCAATTGAAAAGGTATGTTTTGACTTAAAACATGATGAGTTGAACAAGGTTGCTTTTGAGGCATTGAACGGTAGAAACCAACTGATTGTGTGGGATAGTACTTCCCTGAGAAAACGACTTGGGGATGACTTTTATGAGCAGTATCTTAATACTGGAATATTTTTTGAGGAAGAAATACTGACTGGTGATCAATTTCTCTACAAAAAGGAAGTCAGATTCTTCCACAAATTGTTCTGTGAGTGGTATGCTGCCCACTACATTGCTGATTATCTATCTCAAGAATCTTTAACCTCTGCCACAACAGAGAGCCAGAGTGTAGCTGAACTGCTCCGTTTTTTGGATCCTTTTGAACTTCACTATGTTTACAGATTTGCCTGTGGTCTTAATAAGACTGCTTCAggtaaaattgtaaattatctGCAAAACAACCTTAAACATAAAAAGTTTGCTATGATGTGCATGCTGGAACAAGACTATAAAAATGAGAATGTTGTTGATGCAATCACAAAGTTGGCCTCTAAAGTGGTCCACGTGCATGGCGATGACAGTCAACTACATCAGAGATCAACTTTACAAGTTTTGGAATTCGCGAGTGCAACACAG ATTACCATAGCCTGCCTTCACCTGACCATGGCCTTCAAGGAGTGTGATGGATACACTATTTTACTCCAATCTGGCCTCTCTCTCTGTCCTTTAGTGACAgtagaaaagatacacatagaGACTGAGAAGGAAGGAAATGAACCGTATGCAATATCAGAGATACAGTTAACAAACATCTTCGGTTTTGCGCTTCGTTGTCAGTCTGTTAAGGAGCTGTC GTTCAGTGAATGTCTGCTGCCTCTTTCGCCCTCTCAAGAGTCTATCAATGCAGAGATGATATCTAGGAAACTTAAAA TATACTGGCGAGACTACGGTTACAGCCTGAATCTCCATTCTGGTGATTGGGAG gttgataatatcaatattattgagTCACTGTGTTCAGAGAGGTTACAGATCTGGACTAAAGATAGTAAATTACAACAGAATTGTACTTTGCAGCTACTGAAGAACGCATCTAACAATGAT ATCCCCATCTTCCATCTGGAGCTTCTACAATCCTTCTCCAAGGCTGACGCTGGTAACATCATCCTCTGTTCAGGGCTACAATTGTCCTGTCCTGTGTCATTAAAGAAGCTATCGATAGATACATATGAGGAGGGAAGAGAACTGACAGAGACAGAGGTTGTTGGCATATTGATGTTTGCACAACATTCACAGCGATTGGAAAAGCTAAT GTTCTTATTTTGTCTGTTGCCCCAGTCTATTGCTGCTGATGATATTCCTTCAATATTGAAGTCAAGGAAAGTGAAAG TCACTTGGTTACCGTACGATAGTGGCAAAATTTATGACCTCAACCTTGAATCTGGTCGATGGATG TATGATGATCGTACGCTCGATGTGACAGATGCAGTTTACAGCAAGGAG GTTAGCGAATTCCGGGAAGTATGGCA GGGTACAGACTGTCAAAAGGCTAGAGAAAGGAAACTGAAGGTACCAGATGATGATACACTGACGCCACTGCTAACTGCAAGATCAGTATAA